From Triticum urartu cultivar G1812 chromosome 2, Tu2.1, whole genome shotgun sequence, a single genomic window includes:
- the LOC125540678 gene encoding uncharacterized protein LOC125540678 isoform X1: protein MPDVRCPQYLDLSCSPNHAPRPPSCVSPPICIGLVAASVAILLALWFRRPLFEQLPDGGADQNPVIAEEVDEIAASIPEALAPSQAEAYLSDGGSSDGEDKASRVLERTVVFINAAIDSRSGEVSGIVNNMLNALGGILLNIHSCNCHESTIHPANGLLIQALAIFCGNTDRVQSIFATGDYTIEPYTEVFDCWVSKLEEDAEWICPGEKSRKYIFLLNNTYNVWQLMLCPGASFSNVELVSRLISMIHQYRRSYFEECWVPLNNSHRPDMFTADFLIICNRQMTWKVTAELKYELRQEIVGLIVPLYEASLFALDANRSRLSEILRWLKRVMAGKKKQKKYTVEELERVIRELFEG, encoded by the exons ATGCCTGATGTTCGCTGCCCGCAGTACCTCGACTTGAGTTGCAGCCCCAATCATGCGCCGCGTCCTCCTTCCTGTGTCTCGCCGCCGATTTGCATAGGCCTCGTCGCTGCGTCCGTGGCCATCCTACTCGCCCTCTGGTTCCGTCGGCCCCTTTTCGAGCAGTTGCCAGATGGGGGTGCCGATCAGAACCCGGTGATTGCAGAGGAGGTCGACGAGATCGCCGCCTCCATCCCAGAGGCTCTGGCGCCGTCCCAAGCCGAGGCCTACCTGTCGGACGGCGGCAGCAGCGACGGCGAAGACAAAGCAAGCCGGGTGCTTGAACGGACAGTGGTCTTCATCAATGCTGCCATCGACAGCAG ATCTGGTGAGGTTTCTGGAATTGTTAACAATATGTTGAATGCTTTGGGTGGAATACTTCTGAACATCCATAGCTGCAACTGCCATGAATCCACCATTCATCCAGCAAATGGTCTTCTTATACAAGCTTTGGCTATTTTCTGTGGTAACACAGATAGGGTGCAGTCAATATTTGCCACCGGGGATTACACCATCGAACCTTACACTGAAGTGTTTGATTGTTGGGTATCCAAGCTTGAGGAAGACGCGGAATGGATATGCCCAGGTGAAAAGAGTCGAAAGTACATATTCCTATTGAATAACACATATAATGTTTGGCAATTGATGCTCTGTCCTGGGGCATCCTTTTCAAATGTAGAATTGGTGAGTAGGCTCATTTCCATGATCCATCAATACAGGAGGAGCTACTTTGAAGAGTGTTGGGTTCCTCTGAACAACTCACACCGTCCGGATATGTTTACCGCCGACTTCCTTATTATCTGTAATCGCCAGATGACATGGAAGGTTACAGCGGAGCTCAAGTATGAATTGCGGCAGGAGATTGTGGGTTTGATTGTTCCACTGTACGAGGCTTCCTTATTTGCACTTGATGCAAATCGAAGCCGACTTTCAGAGATCCTTCGGTGGTTAAAACGAGTAATGGCAGGAAAGAAGAAACAAAAGAAGTACACTGTGGAGGAATTGGAAAGGGTGATAAGAGAGTTGTTCGAAGGATGA
- the LOC125540678 gene encoding uncharacterized protein LOC125540678 isoform X2: MPDVRCPQYLDLSCSPNHAPRPPSCVSPPICIGLVAASVAILLALWFRRPLFEQLPDGGADQNPVIAEEVDEIAASIPEALAPSQAEAYLSDGGSSDGEDKASRVLERTVVFINAAIDSRSGEVSGIVNNMLNALGGILLNIHSCNCHESTIHPANGLLIQALAIFCGNTDRVQSIFATGDYTIEPYTEVFDCWVSKLEEDAEWICPGGATLKSVGFL, from the exons ATGCCTGATGTTCGCTGCCCGCAGTACCTCGACTTGAGTTGCAGCCCCAATCATGCGCCGCGTCCTCCTTCCTGTGTCTCGCCGCCGATTTGCATAGGCCTCGTCGCTGCGTCCGTGGCCATCCTACTCGCCCTCTGGTTCCGTCGGCCCCTTTTCGAGCAGTTGCCAGATGGGGGTGCCGATCAGAACCCGGTGATTGCAGAGGAGGTCGACGAGATCGCCGCCTCCATCCCAGAGGCTCTGGCGCCGTCCCAAGCCGAGGCCTACCTGTCGGACGGCGGCAGCAGCGACGGCGAAGACAAAGCAAGCCGGGTGCTTGAACGGACAGTGGTCTTCATCAATGCTGCCATCGACAGCAG ATCTGGTGAGGTTTCTGGAATTGTTAACAATATGTTGAATGCTTTGGGTGGAATACTTCTGAACATCCATAGCTGCAACTGCCATGAATCCACCATTCATCCAGCAAATGGTCTTCTTATACAAGCTTTGGCTATTTTCTGTGGTAACACAGATAGGGTGCAGTCAATATTTGCCACCGGGGATTACACCATCGAACCTTACACTGAAGTGTTTGATTGTTGGGTATCCAAGCTTGAGGAAGACGCGGAATGGATATGCCCAG GAGGAGCTACTTTGAAGAGTGTTGGGTTCCTCTGA